The proteins below come from a single Paludibacter jiangxiensis genomic window:
- the ftsZ gene encoding cell division protein FtsZ — protein sequence MGQDNDLIDFILPMETTSIIKVIGVGGGGGNAVNHMFHRGITDVTFIVCNTDNQALQKSPVPIKIQLGAEITEGLGAGGRPERAKDAAMESLADIEKVLSSNTKMVFITAGMGGGTGTGAAPVVAKVAKDMGILTVGIVTIPFAFEGKKKIAQALDGVDEMAKYVDALLVINNEKLRLIYPDLELSNAFAQADDVLTNAAKGIAEIITVPGYINVDFADVYTIMKEGGVAIMNTGFAEGENRVSRAIEDALHSPLLNNSDIRGAKKILLNVYCSNSNQIKMEEVAEINRFMESTGSDMEVIWGASFEDGLEDKVKITIIATGFGIDQIPDMIGDKNIEELHFAKKSKEPELEIVRPVIATAPVVEAPKPSPTPAPVAAPTPTPQAEQQPQPSHKQMDRFYGNTVKKDMSQLSFMLEDIENDDTLSEIENTPAYLRKQK from the coding sequence ATGGGACAGGACAACGACTTAATTGATTTCATCCTTCCGATGGAAACCACTTCTATCATTAAAGTAATCGGCGTAGGAGGTGGCGGAGGCAACGCGGTAAACCACATGTTTCACCGCGGCATCACCGACGTAACTTTCATTGTATGCAACACCGACAACCAGGCCCTGCAAAAGTCGCCCGTACCCATTAAGATTCAGCTTGGTGCGGAAATTACCGAAGGATTAGGTGCCGGTGGGCGTCCTGAACGCGCTAAAGATGCTGCTATGGAATCGTTAGCCGACATTGAAAAAGTGCTTAGTTCCAACACCAAAATGGTTTTTATCACTGCCGGGATGGGTGGCGGAACAGGAACCGGAGCTGCGCCAGTTGTTGCAAAGGTTGCTAAAGACATGGGCATCCTGACGGTAGGGATCGTCACTATCCCGTTTGCTTTCGAAGGAAAGAAGAAAATCGCTCAGGCGTTGGACGGTGTGGACGAAATGGCAAAATACGTTGATGCACTGCTTGTAATCAACAATGAAAAGCTCCGTTTGATCTATCCCGATCTTGAACTTTCGAATGCATTTGCTCAGGCCGATGATGTATTGACCAATGCTGCAAAAGGAATTGCCGAAATCATTACTGTTCCCGGATATATCAACGTTGACTTTGCCGACGTTTACACCATCATGAAAGAAGGCGGCGTTGCCATCATGAACACCGGTTTTGCAGAAGGTGAAAACCGTGTAAGCCGTGCAATCGAGGATGCACTTCACTCTCCACTGCTCAACAACAGCGATATACGCGGTGCAAAGAAAATATTGCTGAATGTCTACTGTTCCAACTCGAACCAAATCAAGATGGAAGAAGTGGCCGAAATCAACCGCTTCATGGAATCTACCGGTTCGGATATGGAAGTTATCTGGGGTGCAAGTTTCGAAGACGGACTGGAAGACAAGGTGAAAATTACAATTATAGCTACAGGGTTCGGCATCGATCAGATTCCCGATATGATTGGAGACAAGAATATCGAAGAACTTCATTTTGCAAAGAAATCGAAAGAACCTGAACTGGAAATAGTTCGTCCTGTTATAGCAACTGCACCCGTTGTGGAAGCGCCAAAACCGTCACCCACACCAGCACCTGTTGCAGCTCCGACCCCTACTCCTCAGGCTGAACAACAACCGCAGCCTTCTCACAAACAAATGGACAGATTCTACGGCAATACAGTAAAAAAAGACATGTCACAGTTAAGTTTCATGCTGGAAGATATTGAAAATGACGACACCTTGTCTGAAATTGAAAATACGCCTGCATATCTGCGCAAACAAAAATAA
- a CDS encoding GatB/YqeY domain-containing protein, producing MGLFEKVSDDIKAAMLAKEKVKLEALRGIKKEFLEAKTAKGSDGELTDEQAVKILQKMVKQRKDSASIYTEQGRPELAETELAEATVIEAYLPQQMSDEELTAAIQAIVAQVGATGPKEMGKVMGVASKQLAGKAEGRLISEKVKSILNSL from the coding sequence ATGGGACTTTTTGAAAAAGTAAGTGATGACATTAAGGCTGCAATGCTTGCCAAAGAAAAAGTAAAACTGGAAGCTCTCCGTGGAATAAAAAAAGAATTCCTCGAAGCTAAAACAGCCAAAGGATCGGATGGAGAACTTACTGACGAACAGGCAGTGAAAATTCTGCAAAAGATGGTAAAACAGCGTAAGGATTCCGCTTCTATTTACACAGAGCAAGGTCGTCCTGAATTAGCTGAAACCGAACTGGCAGAAGCCACCGTTATCGAAGCTTATCTTCCACAACAAATGAGTGACGAAGAATTGACCGCTGCCATTCAGGCAATTGTAGCTCAGGTCGGTGCTACCGGACCTAAAGAAATGGGCAAAGTAATGGGCGTTGCAAGCAAACAACTGGCAGGCAAAGCTGAAGGCAGATTGATCTCTGAAAAAGTCAAGAGCATTCTCAATTCATTATAA
- a CDS encoding MarR family winged helix-turn-helix transcriptional regulator: MNDTQRSNCICTLRNIYKAIGECEQQLIQEFGLNLNEAMTLCTLNKQSLCASEIAEAAGMQCSQTSKVIKSLEDKGLLERQLGKSDKRNMFFVLTETGDKVQKQITGYQLCVPEILKLLI, translated from the coding sequence ATGAACGACACGCAAAGATCAAACTGTATATGCACCCTGCGCAATATTTACAAAGCCATAGGAGAATGTGAACAGCAGCTGATACAAGAGTTCGGATTAAATCTGAACGAAGCGATGACTCTTTGTACACTGAACAAGCAATCATTATGTGCTTCCGAGATTGCGGAAGCCGCTGGGATGCAATGTTCACAAACATCCAAAGTCATTAAGTCTCTTGAAGACAAAGGACTGCTTGAGCGTCAACTTGGTAAATCAGACAAAAGAAATATGTTCTTCGTACTGACCGAAACAGGCGACAAAGTCCAAAAACAAATAACCGGATATCAACTTTGTGTACCGGAAATACTCAAACTACTCATTTAA
- a CDS encoding DUF6132 family protein — MRQKILQFIKKNILIVAGIAVGAIGGFLYWKFVGCSSGHCPITSSPVNSTLYGALMGGLLFSMGKPDKKKGKEKTETTE, encoded by the coding sequence ATGAGACAAAAAATTCTTCAATTCATAAAAAAGAACATCCTGATAGTTGCAGGCATTGCTGTAGGGGCAATAGGAGGATTTCTTTACTGGAAGTTCGTCGGATGCTCGTCCGGACACTGCCCCATCACCAGCTCGCCGGTCAATAGCACGCTTTACGGAGCACTTATGGGAGGTCTGCTATTCAGCATGGGCAAGCCAGACAAAAAGAAAGGCAAGGAGAAAACTGAGACAACAGAATAA
- the trxA gene encoding thioredoxin, with amino-acid sequence MTRTLLFSIILAFTTLSCSAKKETKTVNNKQTENKMGTIELTKADFLTKVMDFEKNPKDWVFLGNKPCIIDFYANWCGPCKMLAPIMEELSHEYAGKVDFYKINTEEQQELAALFGIQSIPSILFCPMGEKPQMAMGALPKETLNQAINEVLLKKAEAVK; translated from the coding sequence ATGACCCGTACATTATTATTCAGCATCATATTGGCATTCACGACACTATCGTGCAGTGCAAAAAAAGAAACAAAAACAGTAAACAACAAACAAACAGAAAATAAAATGGGAACAATAGAACTAACAAAAGCAGATTTTCTTACCAAAGTAATGGACTTCGAGAAAAATCCTAAAGATTGGGTTTTTCTGGGTAACAAACCGTGTATCATAGACTTTTATGCCAACTGGTGCGGCCCCTGCAAAATGCTTGCACCCATAATGGAAGAGCTTTCGCATGAATACGCCGGCAAAGTCGATTTTTATAAAATCAACACCGAAGAACAACAGGAGCTTGCAGCCCTGTTCGGAATACAAAGCATTCCCAGCATTCTTTTTTGCCCGATGGGAGAAAAACCGCAAATGGCAATGGGTGCGCTCCCCAAAGAGACCTTAAATCAGGCAATTAATGAAGTCTTATTAAAGAAAGCAGAAGCAGTAAAATAG
- a CDS encoding 4Fe-4S binding protein, which translates to MALVIDSNLCPQNHRCPLINICPTGAITQTEFGLPVIDRSKCIQCGKCVRKCGMAAIYTVAD; encoded by the coding sequence ATGGCGTTGGTAATCGACAGCAATCTATGTCCTCAAAACCATAGATGCCCTTTAATAAATATATGTCCTACAGGAGCCATCACTCAAACCGAATTCGGTTTACCGGTGATTGATCGTTCCAAATGCATTCAATGTGGTAAATGTGTCAGAAAATGCGGCATGGCGGCCATTTATACCGTTGCCGATTAG
- a CDS encoding DUF4199 domain-containing protein — MEPSKTKYAMQYGLYLGVYICLRFFLGLTHLALFSVISFIMLFGIPVLIYYVIKNYRDKHLNGAISLGAAWGLGCGLYFFSGMIVELVQFVYFRFINQDILAQAAEAAKVMYEKFNVSAENLNMLDKIMQPHFYVISDFFVSFILGGCIISLIIAGFVQRKANPFQ; from the coding sequence ATGGAACCAAGCAAAACAAAATATGCCATGCAATATGGCTTATACTTAGGAGTTTATATTTGTTTACGATTCTTTTTAGGATTAACTCACCTCGCCCTGTTCTCGGTTATATCGTTCATCATGCTGTTTGGGATACCCGTATTAATTTATTATGTTATCAAAAATTACAGGGACAAACATCTGAACGGAGCCATTAGCCTCGGCGCTGCCTGGGGGCTCGGCTGCGGACTTTATTTCTTTTCCGGAATGATAGTAGAGCTGGTTCAGTTTGTGTATTTCCGCTTTATTAATCAGGATATTCTCGCTCAAGCCGCGGAAGCTGCGAAAGTGATGTACGAAAAATTCAACGTATCAGCCGAAAACCTTAATATGCTTGACAAAATTATGCAACCTCACTTTTATGTGATAAGCGACTTTTTTGTGTCATTCATTTTGGGTGGTTGCATCATTTCACTCATCATCGCAGGTTTTGTTCAACGCAAAGCAAACCCATTTCAATAA
- a CDS encoding glycosyltransferase family 2 protein: MDISIIVPLYNEEESLPELFDWIAKVMTKHNYSYEIIFINDGSTDHSWKVIEQLQKKAPDVVKGIKFRRNYGKSPALFCGFDMAQGDVVITMDADLQDSPEEIPELYDMIVNQKYDLVSGWKKKRHDGTLTKNIPSKVYNATARKVTGLKLHDMNCGLKAYRNEVVKNIEVYGEMHRYIPYLAKVAGFKKIGEKVVSHQARKFGTSKFGLNRFVNGYLDLFSLWFLAKFGKRPMHFFGFWGSVMFLLGFIAVLVVGGMKWYALSTGTRSPLVTSTPYFYLALTTMILGTQMFLAGFLGELVSRNSAERNNYNIEKTI, translated from the coding sequence ATGGATATTTCAATAATAGTACCGCTTTACAACGAAGAAGAATCGCTTCCGGAGCTGTTTGACTGGATTGCAAAAGTTATGACAAAACATAACTATAGTTACGAAATAATCTTTATCAACGACGGCAGCACCGATCATTCGTGGAAAGTAATCGAACAACTACAAAAGAAGGCACCCGATGTTGTCAAAGGCATCAAATTTCGTCGCAATTATGGCAAATCGCCGGCTCTTTTCTGCGGATTTGACATGGCTCAGGGTGATGTTGTAATCACTATGGATGCTGACTTGCAAGACAGTCCTGAAGAAATCCCCGAACTTTACGATATGATTGTCAATCAGAAATATGACCTCGTATCAGGATGGAAGAAGAAGCGTCATGACGGTACTCTGACTAAAAATATTCCTTCGAAAGTTTACAATGCTACGGCACGCAAGGTAACCGGGCTGAAACTGCACGATATGAACTGCGGTCTCAAAGCTTATCGCAACGAAGTTGTAAAAAACATTGAGGTCTATGGCGAAATGCACCGCTATATTCCTTATCTGGCGAAAGTTGCCGGATTCAAAAAAATCGGAGAAAAAGTAGTTTCACATCAGGCTCGCAAATTCGGCACTTCAAAATTCGGATTGAACCGTTTTGTGAATGGATACCTCGATCTCTTTTCTCTCTGGTTTCTGGCAAAATTCGGCAAACGTCCGATGCACTTTTTCGGCTTTTGGGGCAGCGTAATGTTTCTGCTCGGATTTATTGCAGTATTGGTTGTCGGAGGAATGAAGTGGTACGCTCTTTCAACCGGAACCCGTTCGCCGCTTGTTACTTCAACGCCTTATTTTTATCTGGCACTCACCACCATGATTTTAGGTACTCAGATGTTTCTTGCCGGATTTTTAGGCGAACTCGTATCCAGAAACTCAGCCGAGCGCAACAATTATAATATCGAAAAGACGATTTAA
- a CDS encoding nitroreductase family protein, producing the protein MSFIEFARKRHSVRSFKAQSVEQEKIEYLLEAARIAPSAVNFQPWKMIVVTDKALLNQLQDCYPREWFSTAPACIVVCGDHNRSWKRSSDEKDYCDVDVAIAITHLTLAAADQGLGTCWICNFDVRKCVAALSIPKHMEPIAIIPVGYPTDPEDLTEEDKQRKPLSELVEYR; encoded by the coding sequence ATGAGCTTTATAGAATTTGCCCGCAAACGTCATTCTGTGCGTAGTTTCAAGGCACAGTCCGTAGAACAGGAAAAGATTGAATATCTGCTTGAAGCAGCACGTATCGCACCTTCTGCCGTAAATTTCCAACCGTGGAAAATGATTGTAGTAACAGACAAAGCCCTGCTTAACCAATTACAGGATTGTTATCCCCGCGAATGGTTCAGCACTGCGCCTGCATGTATCGTTGTTTGCGGCGACCACAACAGATCGTGGAAACGTTCTTCCGACGAAAAAGACTATTGCGATGTGGATGTAGCCATTGCCATCACACACCTCACTCTTGCTGCTGCCGATCAGGGATTAGGCACTTGCTGGATATGCAATTTTGATGTACGCAAATGCGTAGCCGCGCTGTCTATTCCTAAGCACATGGAACCCATCGCCATAATTCCTGTTGGCTATCCAACTGACCCTGAAGACTTAACGGAAGAAGATAAGCAACGCAAGCCTTTATCTGAATTGGTGGAATATCGTTAA
- a CDS encoding DUF6452 family protein, producing MNKLLSIALFLLLAVAYIACTNDNSCHENRYVVMTSNFYTIKNDTTKTFTVDSIWVKGLGNDSLLYSNSKSVTSISMPLQKMNDTSRFVIRFNTIYDTLTVIHANIQKYLSLECGCLVTHKLDSTKLSYTQHKVKRIKVKYDNVSTTKRENLQIYF from the coding sequence ATGAACAAACTGCTTTCCATAGCCTTATTTTTGCTTTTGGCCGTCGCTTATATAGCCTGTACCAACGACAACAGCTGCCACGAAAATCGTTATGTGGTGATGACTTCTAATTTTTACACAATTAAGAACGACACTACCAAAACGTTTACCGTTGACAGTATTTGGGTCAAAGGTTTGGGAAATGATTCCTTACTGTATTCTAACTCCAAGTCGGTAACGTCAATCAGCATGCCTTTGCAGAAGATGAACGATACCAGCAGGTTTGTTATCCGGTTCAACACCATTTACGATACGCTGACGGTAATTCACGCCAATATTCAGAAGTATCTGTCGCTCGAATGTGGCTGCCTGGTGACGCACAAACTGGATTCCACCAAATTATCTTACACTCAGCACAAAGTAAAACGAATAAAAGTAAAATACGATAATGTCAGCACTACTAAACGGGAAAATCTCCAGATATATTTTTAG
- a CDS encoding DUF6048 family protein, with protein sequence MSALLNGKISRYIFSLLVLVVFTSGVMGQQNKDRKPPVKKAAKKPVAKKAEPQPFLRAISVQADVAGPFISKLQSSGVSYFEASADLNLRNKWFPVWEIGYANINHVADEGGQYIAKGIYNRIGINVNLLKTNNPKQIAQSALFVGLRFGFAPFSYDIRNLPMADEYWKTGNVTNANDLKASAKWGEFVAGVRLNVLKNITMGWSGRLKMGLSTGGQTYSPWYVPGYGITGGTVWGFSYNIGYTIPLK encoded by the coding sequence ATGTCAGCACTACTAAACGGGAAAATCTCCAGATATATTTTTAGCTTGTTGGTGCTGGTCGTTTTCACTTCTGGAGTTATGGGTCAACAAAACAAGGACCGTAAACCTCCGGTAAAGAAAGCAGCTAAAAAACCTGTAGCAAAAAAAGCGGAACCACAGCCTTTTCTAAGGGCGATATCGGTTCAGGCAGACGTTGCAGGTCCCTTTATCAGCAAATTACAAAGCTCGGGGGTATCCTATTTCGAAGCTTCCGCTGACCTGAACCTGCGCAATAAATGGTTTCCTGTATGGGAAATTGGTTATGCCAATATAAATCATGTCGCCGACGAGGGAGGCCAATATATTGCTAAGGGGATATACAACCGTATCGGTATCAACGTCAATCTTCTGAAAACTAACAATCCGAAACAAATTGCACAATCCGCCCTGTTCGTCGGACTGCGTTTTGGTTTTGCTCCCTTCAGCTATGACATCCGCAATCTTCCGATGGCAGACGAATACTGGAAAACCGGCAATGTAACAAATGCCAACGATTTGAAAGCCTCTGCAAAATGGGGTGAATTTGTTGCCGGAGTCAGACTCAATGTTCTCAAGAATATCACAATGGGCTGGAGCGGACGCCTGAAAATGGGATTGTCGACCGGCGGCCAGACCTATTCTCCCTGGTATGTTCCGGGGTATGGCATTACTGGTGGTACCGTTTGGGGCTTCTCTTACAATATCGGATATACAATACCCCTCAAATAA
- a CDS encoding lysophospholipid acyltransferase family protein, with protein sequence MKKLSDTLGYYIFYAFAGVIACLPLTVLYLISDIAAFFVHRVVRYRLNIVRMNLRNSFPEKSDAELKSIENKFYRHLCDYGVELIKMTRISEKELDKRITIDNFDLFYEQLDKGKNIILLLGHYGNWDWLSTLERRFRPGVTLAAVYRPLKNPGIDELFIKARERFGTLNISKNNTLRAMIRIKQSKQPHVVAMVSDQTPSVNNLEYWTNFLHQDTPVLTGMDKIARQLDFSVYYIDCQVVKRGYYKATLSIIESDPASLEPYEICERFIRKVEQTIQRDPAFYLWSHKRWKHKREK encoded by the coding sequence ATGAAAAAACTTAGCGACACATTAGGTTATTATATTTTCTACGCATTTGCAGGAGTAATTGCCTGTTTGCCGTTGACTGTGCTTTACCTGATTTCGGATATTGCAGCATTCTTCGTTCACAGAGTTGTTCGCTACCGTCTGAACATTGTAAGAATGAATCTTCGCAATTCTTTTCCCGAAAAGAGCGATGCAGAGCTGAAATCTATCGAAAATAAATTCTATCGCCACCTTTGCGATTATGGCGTTGAATTGATAAAGATGACCCGCATTTCAGAAAAAGAGCTAGACAAGCGGATAACAATCGACAATTTCGATCTGTTTTACGAACAACTCGACAAAGGGAAAAACATCATTCTGCTTCTTGGTCATTATGGCAACTGGGACTGGCTCTCAACGCTTGAACGCCGGTTTCGCCCGGGTGTAACACTGGCAGCTGTTTACCGTCCGTTGAAAAACCCCGGCATCGACGAGCTTTTCATTAAAGCGCGGGAACGATTCGGCACACTCAATATTTCGAAGAACAACACTTTAAGAGCGATGATACGGATCAAGCAGAGCAAACAGCCTCACGTTGTGGCCATGGTCTCGGATCAAACGCCTTCCGTTAACAATCTGGAATACTGGACCAACTTTCTCCATCAGGACACCCCTGTACTTACAGGCATGGACAAAATAGCCCGACAACTTGACTTTTCAGTATATTACATTGACTGTCAGGTTGTAAAAAGAGGTTATTACAAAGCAACGTTATCGATTATTGAAAGTGATCCGGCTTCGTTGGAGCCTTATGAAATATGCGAGCGCTTTATTCGCAAAGTAGAACAAACTATACAACGTGATCCGGCATTTTACCTTTGGTCACACAAACGCTGGAAACATAAACGAGAAAAATGA
- a CDS encoding glycosyltransferase family 2 protein — MKISIVILNYNGKRHMERFLPSVVQHTTTADTEIVIADNCSTDDSILFLKSTYPQLRLIQLDKNYGFAGGYNKALAQIEAEYFILLNSDVEVTPDWVEHLEKVMDERPEVAACQPKIRALNDRARFEHAGACGGFIDRLGYPFCRGRLFSSLEEDKGQYDTVREVFWATGACLFIRSKEFFDAGGFDDTFFAHMEEIDLCWRLKSRGRSILCIPQSTVYHLGGGSMSAKNSRKTYLNFRNNWSMLYKNLTDEELQKIAFPRFVLDYVAAMQMLLTGQFKHALQVPKARKDYKAIRKDLAAKRETNLRLATVAKPSGMLTKSLLRMYYLQGKKCFSQLENLIR; from the coding sequence ATGAAAATCAGCATTGTTATTCTGAATTATAACGGAAAACGCCACATGGAACGTTTTCTGCCGTCGGTAGTGCAGCACACCACCACCGCCGATACCGAAATTGTAATTGCAGACAATTGTTCTACAGACGATTCTATTCTGTTTTTGAAAAGCACTTACCCGCAGTTACGACTGATTCAGCTCGACAAGAATTATGGTTTTGCCGGAGGCTACAACAAAGCATTAGCTCAGATAGAAGCCGAATACTTTATTTTGCTCAATTCGGATGTGGAAGTAACGCCCGACTGGGTTGAACACTTGGAAAAAGTGATGGATGAACGCCCGGAAGTTGCAGCCTGTCAACCTAAGATAAGAGCTCTGAATGACCGAGCCCGCTTCGAACATGCGGGAGCTTGCGGCGGATTCATCGACCGGTTGGGTTACCCCTTCTGCCGTGGACGGTTATTCTCCTCTCTGGAAGAAGACAAAGGTCAATACGACACCGTACGGGAAGTTTTCTGGGCAACAGGTGCCTGCCTGTTTATTCGCTCCAAAGAATTTTTTGATGCCGGTGGCTTCGACGATACCTTTTTTGCCCACATGGAAGAGATCGACCTGTGCTGGCGTTTGAAAAGTCGCGGACGTTCTATTTTATGTATCCCGCAAAGTACTGTCTATCACCTTGGCGGTGGCAGTATGAGCGCTAAAAACAGCCGCAAAACCTATCTCAATTTTCGCAACAACTGGAGCATGTTATACAAAAACCTGACCGACGAAGAGTTGCAAAAAATTGCTTTCCCCCGCTTTGTACTCGACTATGTAGCTGCAATGCAGATGCTTTTGACAGGACAGTTCAAACACGCTTTGCAGGTTCCTAAAGCCCGAAAAGATTACAAAGCCATCCGAAAAGATCTTGCAGCCAAACGGGAAACCAACCTGCGCCTCGCAACAGTTGCCAAACCGTCGGGGATGCTCACTAAAAGTCTTTTGCGAATGTATTACCTGCAAGGCAAAAAATGCTTCAGTCAGTTGGAAAATCTCATACG